From the genome of Triticum aestivum cultivar Chinese Spring chromosome 1A, IWGSC CS RefSeq v2.1, whole genome shotgun sequence:
CGAAGGTGTTGTCCTCCTGGCTTCTACTCTTCGACTCCCCTTGAGAGGTTGTTGACGTCCCTTCTTCTTGCGTTGCCAACTTAGCCAAGTTTGCTTTGAAGCCACTGGAATAATTCGAACCCCTCGAGTTACCTCTGCCTCTAACTCCCCGGTATCCACCTCGGCTGTAACCTCTTCCCCTACCACGTATTTCTCTGCGTTGTGCTGTGCAATTGATGCTTATGTGACCTTTCTCTCCACAGTTGAAGCACTCTCTTGTCTCCTTCCATTCAGACACAGTAAATGCTGAGCGAGATGCATTCGCTTCTCCAGTCCTGGTCAACTTCAACCTGACCTCCTCCTGTGCCATTGCTGCAACTGCCTCCTCAAGCGAGGGGAGCTTTGGCTGATGAAACAACCCAGCACGCCTTCCTTCAAATTCTGAGCTAAGTCCCTTCAAGAATTTCATCACTCTCCTACGCTCTACCCActtcttagtagcaacgatacattcTGAATGTGGTAACTCCAGTGGATCATAGTGGTCTAAGTCAGCCCACAAATGCTGCAATTCTGCTACATACTCCATCACCGACTTATCCCCTTGTTTTAGCTCATTTACTCTATCCTCAATCTGCGCCATAAG
Proteins encoded in this window:
- the LOC123070387 gene encoding uncharacterized protein — encoded protein: MGDNQGLVKALEKLAELITVKAEGVASPGALVPQPEVIQKIELVPNEIKMEGVTNYLSWSRRALLILRTKGLEGYVRGEVDEPANRASEEWKKWSVIDSLVVAWLLNSLTPSIAAAVETLPHAVEVWKTLETLYSGKGNIMLMAQIEDRVNELKQGDKSVMEYVAELQHLWADLDHYDPLELPHSECIVATKKWVERRRVMKFLKGLSSEFEGRRAGLFHQPKLPSLEEAVAAMAQEEVRLKLTRTGEANASRSAFTVSEWKETRECFNCGEKGHISINCTAQRREIRGRGRGYSRGGYRGVRGRGNSRGSNYSSGFKANLAKLATQEEGTSTTSQGESKSRSQEDNTFGNFAHFVYTGEGEDDWKETWDRNQA